The following are encoded in a window of Dysidea avara chromosome 4, odDysAvar1.4, whole genome shotgun sequence genomic DNA:
- the LOC136254137 gene encoding uncharacterized protein isoform X2, with amino-acid sequence MVGVFGQHGCRIKWLKYASLVYCDVSKGGMADKDLFAQGHQSENEDPVSKTEFYCDCGQNFQHKGDLSQHQRYCSPNQDSAQPISLDAGPGSEENQFMCLLCGLANHTTDKCMAERCSCCYQPAHHDECPMINKKCARCKMVGHKAKVCGDSWRQFHNTITTDCTTIVKSCKVAQCIPYCYNCAAEGHLGYQCREAEIWGGRRPCYPFVKQYRKKQIKYLGKLPNLALADKDPASSHDRMDETTHTQTEHPETTPEGEVEREQPYNQEENPPKTKKKRQARRKRRHPQPTESEPYNAKKTKFENASIDTEPLADVNNAVTSEANAFQPQHESNTNLNKNEIDFPQSDVTSQPFVTGVSVAMFSDTANELNNDSAVIAVPNENPKKKRPRRKKRVNSQPTELKSKKIKLEKSSEVLADNSIVGSTSELPLPPQESLERYQYDNETQPVAHALIGPNVTMFFSDEDDATIAPQKNPPQAKNRRQRRRNKQTNSQSTELASFYKIPSETEPLPVGVVAWNDSKLPPPQVTLVENLNETDLCTSVVPSEPSVTMFSETISNEVSNGITQVPLGNNPPQKKKKRQNNTRRKHPPPPELEPCAMKETTLQNAAFESTTFIRAKKRRPRRKSKTHKGMYEERMVENHMYPSSHASLPSIASNAWQDLFPSYVSFSDNQSYQLRSKSGFVPDQLVSNSVDVVDAVL; translated from the exons GTGATGTTAGCAAGGGTGGAATGGCTGATAAGGACTTGTTT GCTCAAGGCCATCAATCAGAGAATGAAGATCCTGTATCCAAG ACTGAGTTCTACTGTGATTGTGGACAAAATTTCCAGCATAAAGGTGACCTCTCCCAGCACCAGCGATACTGTAGTCCCAACCAAGATAGTGCCCAACCCATTTCTTTGGATGCTGGACCTGGCAGTGAagag AATCAATTTATGTGCCTACTGTGTGGGCTTGCAAACCACACCACCGATAAGTGCATGGCTGAGAGGTGTTCTTGTTGCTATCAACCAGCCCATCACGATGAG TGTCCAATGATTAATAAGAAGTGTGCGAGGTGCAAGATGGTGGGACATAAGGCAAAG GTGTGTGGTGATTCTTGGAGGCAGTTTCATAATACCATC ACTACGGACTGTACTACAATTGTGAAGAGTTGTAAAGTAGCTCAGTGCATTCCATATTGCTACAACTGTGCAGCAGAGGGGCATTTAGGCTAT CAATGTAGGGAAGCTGAAATCTGGGGTGGAAGGAGGCCATGCTATCCATTTGTCAAACAATACAGGAAAAAACAAATCAAATATCTGGGCAAACTTCCAAATTTGGCCTTGGCAGATAAGGATCCAGCCTCCTCTCATGATAGGATGGATGAAACCACACATACTCAGACGGAGCATCCTGAAACTACTCCAGAAGGTGAGGTAGAGAGAGAGCAGCCATATAATCAGGAAGAAAACCCTCcaaaaactaaaaagaaaaggCAGGCCAGGAGAAAGCGAAGGCACCCTCAGCCCACAGAATCGGAACCATATAATGCTAAAAAGACCAAATTTGAGAATGCTTCTATAGACACTGAACCATTAGCAGATGTAAACAATGCTGTAACAAGTGAGGCTAATGCATTCCAACCTCAACATGAGTCAAATACAAATCTTAACAAAAATGAAATAGACTTCCCACAATCTGATGTTACTTCCCAGCCCTTTGTTACTGGTGTTAGTGTTGCTATGTTCTCTGATACCGCCAATGAATTGAATAATGATTCTGCAGTAATTGCTGTACCAAATGAGAATCCTAAGAAAAAAAGaccaagaagaaaaaaacgtgTGAACTCACAGCCCACTGAATTAAAATCAAAAAAGATAAAGTTAGAGAAGTCATCAGAAGTATTAGCTGATAATAGCATTGTGGGCAGTACTTCTGAGTTGCCACTGCCTCCTCAGGAAAGTTTGGAGAGATATCAGTATGACAATGAAACTCAGCCTGTTGCGCATGCTTTGATAGGGCCCAATGTTACTATGTTTTTCAGTGATGAAGATGATGCAACAATTGCACCACAGAAGAATCCTCCACAGGCTAAGAATAGAAGGCAAAGAAGGAGAAATAAGCAAACAAACTCACAGTCCACAGAACTAGCATCATTTTACAAAATACCGTCTGAGACAGAACCTTTACCTGTTGGTGTTGTTGCCTGGAATGATTCAAAGCTACCACCACCTCAAGTGACCTTAGTTGAGAATCTGAATGAGACTGACCTCTGTACATCTGTTGTTCCTTCTGAGCCTAGTGTTACCATGTTCTCCGAGACGATATCTAATGAAGTGAGCAATGGTATTACACAAGTTCCACTTGGCAATAACCCTccacaaaaaaagaaaaaaaggcaGAATAATACAAGACGAAAACACCCTCCACCTCCTGAATTAGAGCCATGTGCAATGAAGGAGACCACATTACAGAATGCAGCTTTTGAGTCAACAACATTTATCCGTGCTAAGAAAAGAAGACCAAGACGTAAAAGCAAAACACACAAAGGAATGTATGAAGAAAGAATGGTTGAAAATCACATGTACCCTAGTAGTCATGCTAGTTTACCCTCCATAGCTAGCAATGCCTGGCAGGATCTATTTCCATCCTACGTGTCTTTTTCAGACAACCAATCATACCAGCTAAGATCTAAAAGTGGATTTGTGCCTGACCAATTAGTTTCAAATAGTGTTGATGTTGTAGATGCAGTGTTGTAA